The proteins below are encoded in one region of Nitrospira sp.:
- the sigZ gene encoding RNA polymerase sigma factor SigZ — protein MSDHIANLWRHVHDKLRAFIAARVGGGSETDDILQEVFVRVHRSLGQLREPERLVSWVFQITRTVIADYYRAPTRRELPVGLAEELDTQPTFHDGDTARPEDVAAETELSGCLRPMIEQLAPEYREALLLVDLEGVTQRDAAERLGLSVPGMKSRVQRGRRQLRQLLDECCLIELDGRKGVLDFEHRNPDQPRC, from the coding sequence GTGAGCGATCATATCGCGAATCTTTGGCGGCACGTGCACGACAAGCTCCGGGCGTTCATTGCGGCGCGTGTCGGTGGAGGTTCTGAGACCGACGATATCCTCCAGGAGGTGTTTGTGCGTGTTCACCGCTCGCTTGGTCAATTGAGAGAGCCGGAGCGGTTGGTGTCCTGGGTGTTTCAAATTACGCGCACTGTGATTGCCGATTATTACCGGGCTCCGACGCGCCGGGAACTCCCGGTGGGGTTGGCAGAGGAGCTCGACACGCAGCCCACATTCCACGACGGTGATACCGCACGGCCGGAGGATGTGGCGGCGGAGACGGAGCTTTCGGGCTGCCTACGGCCGATGATCGAACAGCTGGCGCCCGAGTACCGCGAGGCGCTCCTACTGGTCGACTTGGAAGGAGTCACTCAGAGAGACGCGGCCGAGCGGTTGGGGCTGTCCGTTCCCGGCATGAAATCCAGAGTTCAACGAGGGCGTCGCCAGCTCAGGCAGCTGCTGGATGAGTGCTGCCTCATTGAGCTCGATGGCCGCAAAGGTGTATTGGACTTTGAACACCGGAACCCAGACCAGCCCCGTTGCTAG
- a CDS encoding ribose 5-phosphate isomerase B: MKIGLGADPFGVELKEAVKEHLVAGGHTCVDIGGSAEHTRPYYEVAHELAGKVETGECERGILVCGTGMGMAIVANKHPHVYAAVCEDPSAAAKARSINNANVLTMGGMITAPFKAKEIVDAFLTTAFKSGWNSEIQSFLDRSVTEIQRIESQEFGSPKQPRGTLS; this comes from the coding sequence ATGAAAATTGGACTTGGTGCGGATCCCTTTGGAGTCGAACTCAAAGAGGCTGTGAAAGAGCACTTGGTTGCTGGTGGGCATACCTGCGTGGATATCGGTGGGTCTGCGGAGCACACACGCCCCTACTACGAGGTCGCCCACGAACTGGCCGGAAAGGTGGAGACCGGTGAATGTGAGCGCGGCATCCTGGTATGCGGCACGGGGATGGGCATGGCGATCGTGGCGAACAAGCATCCACACGTCTATGCAGCGGTGTGCGAGGATCCTTCGGCGGCGGCCAAAGCCCGTTCCATCAACAATGCGAACGTTCTCACCATGGGTGGCATGATCACGGCGCCGTTTAAGGCCAAGGAGATCGTCGATGCGTTCCTGACCACTGCGTTCAAGAGCGGATGGAATTCCGAGATTCAATCATTCCTCGACCGGTCCGTCACGGAGATTCAGCGCATCGAGTCTCAAGAATTCGGGAGTCCGAAACAGCCTCGCGGAACATTGAGTTGA
- a CDS encoding methyltransferase type 11 produces MQHWDPKQYAEHARFVSDLGVPVLQLLAPQAGETVLDVGCGDGALTTKLIELGCTVVGVDASTEMVAAAKSLGVNALSMDAEALAFESTFDAVFSNAALHWVKNPERAVAAVWRALKPGGRFVGELGGYGNLATIITAIYTALAARGVTASNPWYFPRPEEYRKLLEAQGFLIKHLALNPRPTRLPGSLNGWLDMFAQPYTAAMAINERPGFVADVVELVRPTLQEADGNWIADYVRLRFWASKPSEFAVSQVPRE; encoded by the coding sequence ATGCAGCATTGGGACCCCAAACAGTATGCCGAGCACGCCCGCTTTGTGTCCGATCTCGGTGTTCCGGTCCTGCAGTTGCTGGCTCCCCAGGCAGGCGAGACCGTTCTCGATGTGGGATGTGGAGATGGAGCCCTGACGACCAAACTCATCGAACTGGGCTGCACGGTTGTCGGAGTCGACGCGAGCACCGAGATGGTAGCCGCAGCCAAGTCGTTAGGTGTGAACGCCCTCTCCATGGATGCGGAGGCGCTTGCATTTGAGAGCACGTTCGACGCCGTCTTTTCCAATGCCGCCTTGCACTGGGTGAAGAATCCCGAACGCGCTGTTGCCGCAGTCTGGCGCGCGCTGAAGCCCGGCGGGCGCTTTGTGGGTGAATTGGGAGGCTATGGCAACCTTGCGACCATTATCACGGCCATCTACACCGCCCTTGCAGCGCGAGGCGTGACGGCGAGCAACCCATGGTATTTCCCCAGGCCGGAAGAGTACAGGAAACTGCTCGAAGCACAAGGGTTCCTGATCAAGCATCTCGCGTTGAACCCCCGTCCGACCCGGCTCCCAGGCAGCTTGAACGGGTGGCTGGACATGTTTGCGCAGCCGTACACGGCCGCCATGGCAATCAATGAGAGACCGGGGTTCGTCGCCGACGTGGTGGAACTCGTGCGCCCGACGTTGCAGGAAGCGGATGGGAATTGGATCGCTGATTATGTTCGCTTGCGATTTTGGGCCTCGAAACCGTCTGAATTCGCGGTGTCGCAAGTTCCACGAGAATGA
- a CDS encoding glyoxalase/bleomycin resistance/dioxygenase family protein: MRPHLSLDVRDVPASVAFYQRVFAEEPQKRSDTYAKFDLTTPALNLSLVSSTGRVSKVNHLGIEVGTVEEVARWKQRLQEAGILDRVEENVACCYARQDKVWFSDPDGNAWEVFMVHEQLPVEGSIVNTGCCVPAASPGMP; the protein is encoded by the coding sequence ATGAGACCGCACCTCTCACTGGACGTGCGCGATGTGCCCGCTTCGGTTGCTTTCTATCAAAGGGTATTCGCGGAGGAGCCTCAGAAACGTTCCGACACCTATGCCAAGTTCGATCTCACGACCCCGGCACTGAACTTGTCTCTCGTCTCGTCGACCGGCCGCGTCAGCAAGGTGAATCACCTGGGCATCGAGGTGGGCACCGTGGAGGAAGTCGCCCGATGGAAGCAACGGCTGCAGGAGGCCGGCATTCTCGACCGTGTGGAAGAGAATGTCGCGTGCTGCTACGCACGCCAGGATAAGGTGTGGTTCTCCGATCCCGATGGTAATGCCTGGGAGGTGTTCATGGTTCACGAGCAGTTGCCTGTGGAAGGCTCGATCGTCAACACAGGGTGCTGTGTGCCCGCCGCATCGCCCGGCATGCCGTAG